One Pantoea trifolii genomic region harbors:
- a CDS encoding TetR/AcrR family transcriptional regulator, with protein MTGKPMRSDTERNRKNLIQAAARLFERSETPISMTEIAAEAGVSVATAYRQFTSVEEVLNAYRQDVGQLLLDYSLEQSCSGLLKLEKVSRYWIKLVRERGAAMVPMRNRRGYLERLWEGAEYLLVQADALRPALREAMEEMELPDIGDKAVFLWNILFDPREIFDLLDTVGLTEKQVGTQLMSVLVGGLRGFATANEFIAEASRSK; from the coding sequence CTGCCCGCTTGTTCGAGCGCTCCGAAACCCCGATAAGCATGACGGAAATCGCCGCGGAAGCTGGCGTCTCCGTGGCCACCGCCTATCGTCAGTTTACGTCGGTTGAAGAAGTGCTGAATGCTTATCGTCAGGACGTGGGGCAACTGCTGCTGGATTACAGTCTCGAGCAAAGCTGCAGCGGCTTACTGAAGCTGGAAAAAGTCAGCCGTTACTGGATCAAACTGGTGCGTGAGCGCGGCGCGGCGATGGTGCCGATGCGTAACCGCCGCGGCTATCTGGAACGTTTATGGGAAGGCGCGGAATACCTGTTAGTGCAGGCCGACGCGCTGCGCCCGGCGTTGCGTGAAGCGATGGAGGAGATGGAGCTGCCGGATATTGGCGATAAGGCGGTGTTCCTGTGGAATATCCTGTTCGATCCGCGCGAAATCTTTGATTTGCTCGACACGGTAGGGCTGACGGAAAAACAGGTCGGCACCCAGCTGATGTCGGTTCTGGTCGGCGGTTTACGCGGCTTCGCTACCGCGAATGAATTCATCGCCGAAGCCAGCCGCAGTAAATAG
- a CDS encoding LysR family transcriptional regulator — protein sequence MIRLEDVTLFVRSAALGSFSRAAREVNLLPGQVSAAIQRLERELDRRLFARSTRSLRLTAEGEKYLPYAQEMLALMHAGADSLQSDEDALSGELKIALPSDIGRNILLPLITDFCREHPALAVRLSFSDQISDVFRDPVDIAIRYGKLEDSSYVALPLAEDNRRVMVASPDYLDRHGRPQMLEEIAQHHHGLLFIMGGHVYDKWTFPQDGMRRQITVKSRMLCDDAEVARRWAIAGMGIAYKSWIDVCDDVLAGRLERVMPEMPGESTPLHLICPHRKQFSPAIRALHEVLRPPLRALTAKL from the coding sequence ATGATCCGACTGGAAGATGTCACCCTGTTTGTGCGTTCCGCCGCACTCGGCAGCTTTTCACGCGCGGCGCGCGAGGTGAATTTGCTGCCCGGACAGGTCAGCGCGGCGATCCAGCGGCTGGAACGGGAACTGGACCGGCGCTTGTTTGCCCGTTCCACCCGCAGCCTGCGCTTAACCGCCGAAGGGGAAAAGTATCTGCCCTATGCGCAGGAGATGCTGGCGCTGATGCATGCCGGTGCCGACAGCTTGCAGAGCGATGAAGATGCGCTGAGCGGCGAGCTTAAAATCGCGCTGCCATCAGACATTGGCCGCAATATTCTCCTGCCGCTGATCACCGATTTTTGCCGCGAGCATCCAGCGCTGGCGGTGCGTCTCTCGTTTTCCGACCAGATCAGCGACGTGTTCCGCGATCCCGTGGATATTGCCATTCGCTACGGCAAGCTGGAAGACAGCAGCTACGTGGCGTTGCCGCTGGCAGAAGACAATCGCCGCGTGATGGTGGCGTCGCCGGATTACCTCGATCGTCACGGTCGCCCACAGATGCTGGAGGAGATCGCGCAGCATCATCATGGCCTGCTGTTTATTATGGGCGGCCACGTTTACGACAAATGGACATTTCCGCAGGATGGCATGCGCCGCCAGATCACGGTGAAAAGCCGCATGCTATGTGATGACGCCGAAGTGGCGCGGCGCTGGGCCATTGCCGGTATGGGCATCGCCTATAAATCGTGGATTGATGTGTGTGACGACGTGCTGGCCGGCAGGCTGGAGCGCGTAATGCCGGAGATGCCGGGAGAAAGCACGCCACTGCACCTTATCTGCCCGCATCGCAAACAGTTTTCCCCGGCGATCCGCGCGCTGCATGAGGTTTTGCGGCCCCCTCTGCGGGCGTTAACCGCGAAGCTTTAA
- a CDS encoding zinc-binding alcohol dehydrogenase family protein, with the protein MKAIVYSQNGLPISDENALFELEVDKPTPGARDLLVKIHAIAVNPVDTKVRAGAPTDKPRILGWDAVGVVEAVGAEVTLFQPGDEVFYAGDITRAGSYAEYGLVDERIAGHKPRSLNDADAAALPLTSLTAWELLFDRLEVQADDNAALLIIGAGGGVGSMLTQLASKLTRLTVIGTASRLETADWVRSLGAHHVIDHSQPLGEQLAAIGHKEVRYVASLTHTDSYYDQLIDALAPQGKLALIDDPETLDAVPLKRKAISLHWELMFTRSLFHTADMQRQHEILQRVSQLIDDQTLQTTAGEHHGVISAANLRKAHALIESGRARGKIVLSGF; encoded by the coding sequence ATGAAAGCCATTGTTTATAGCCAAAACGGTTTACCGATTTCCGATGAAAATGCGCTGTTTGAGCTGGAGGTTGATAAGCCAACGCCGGGCGCGCGCGATCTGTTGGTAAAAATTCACGCCATCGCGGTGAATCCGGTCGACACCAAAGTGCGCGCCGGTGCGCCAACCGATAAGCCGCGCATTCTGGGTTGGGATGCGGTAGGCGTGGTGGAAGCGGTGGGCGCAGAGGTCACGCTATTCCAGCCGGGCGACGAAGTGTTCTACGCCGGTGATATCACTCGCGCCGGCAGCTATGCCGAATATGGTCTGGTGGATGAACGCATCGCCGGGCACAAACCGCGTTCGCTGAATGACGCCGATGCCGCCGCGCTGCCGCTGACCTCACTCACCGCGTGGGAACTGCTGTTTGATCGTCTGGAGGTGCAGGCCGATGACAACGCCGCGCTACTGATTATTGGCGCAGGCGGCGGCGTTGGCTCCATGCTGACGCAGCTTGCCAGCAAATTGACCAGGTTGACGGTGATCGGTACCGCATCCCGCCTGGAAACGGCAGATTGGGTGCGTTCACTCGGCGCGCATCACGTGATTGATCATTCTCAACCGCTGGGCGAACAGCTGGCGGCAATTGGGCATAAAGAGGTGCGCTATGTCGCCTCGCTGACGCACACCGACAGCTATTACGATCAGCTGATTGATGCCCTTGCGCCACAGGGCAAGCTGGCGTTGATCGACGATCCCGAGACGCTGGATGCGGTGCCGCTGAAGCGCAAAGCGATTTCGCTGCACTGGGAATTGATGTTTACCCGCTCGTTGTTCCATACCGCCGATATGCAGCGCCAGCATGAGATTCTTCAGCGCGTGAGCCAGTTGATTGATGACCAAACCCTGCAAACCACCGCGGGTGAACATCATGGCGTCATCAGTGCCGCCAATCTGCGCAAGGCGCATGCGTTGATCGAGAGCGGTCGCGCACGCGGTAAGATTGTGTTGAGCGGGTTTTAA
- the nfsB gene encoding oxygen-insensitive NAD(P)H nitroreductase has translation MTLNDAVARRHTVKAFEGGKSLPQDEIDTLLNVLRNSPSSVNSQPWHFVVASTAAGREQMAKSTEGAFVYNSPKVLNASHVIALCMRTDLDEAHLQNVLAQEEKDGRFAKPEGKAGQDKSRRSYVDMHRYEQRDVPQWMEKQVYLALGGLLLGAAMLGIDATPMEGFDQRALDQALGLREKGFTSVVLVSLGYRSEADFNAALPKSRLPREEIFTFI, from the coding sequence ATGACACTCAATGATGCAGTCGCTCGTCGTCACACCGTCAAAGCGTTTGAGGGCGGTAAAAGCCTGCCGCAGGATGAAATCGACACCTTGCTAAACGTGCTGCGCAACAGCCCGTCATCGGTGAACTCGCAGCCGTGGCATTTTGTGGTGGCGTCCACCGCCGCCGGTCGCGAGCAGATGGCCAAATCCACCGAGGGCGCCTTTGTCTACAACAGCCCGAAAGTGTTGAACGCCTCGCACGTTATCGCGCTGTGCATGCGTACCGATCTCGATGAAGCGCATTTACAGAATGTGCTGGCGCAGGAAGAGAAAGATGGTCGTTTCGCCAAACCAGAAGGCAAAGCGGGGCAGGATAAGAGCCGTCGCAGCTACGTGGATATGCACCGTTACGAGCAGCGCGATGTGCCGCAGTGGATGGAAAAACAGGTTTACCTGGCGTTAGGTGGATTGTTGCTGGGTGCGGCGATGTTGGGCATTGATGCCACGCCGATGGAAGGTTTTGACCAGCGTGCGCTGGATCAGGCGCTGGGCCTGCGCGAGAAGGGCTTTACCAGCGTGGTGCTGGTGTCGCTGGGCTATCGCAGCGAGGCGGATTTCAACGCTGCATTGCCGAAATCACGCTTGCCGCGTGAAGAGATTTTTACCTTTATTTAA